A genomic region of Arachis stenosperma cultivar V10309 chromosome 9, arast.V10309.gnm1.PFL2, whole genome shotgun sequence contains the following coding sequences:
- the LOC130951072 gene encoding plastidial pyruvate kinase 2-like, with translation MSQVVATRSINITFSRPSSGSAPHRPQTFLKPPTFASKVFQPQGNNDESFKASFTTCHVIDARKPTPTEVVPVSPEDDQKIEEELQHLRGLQQLGDTAVGMWSKPTFRRKTKIVCTIGPSTDTREMIWKLAEAGMNVARLNMSHGDHASHQKVIDLVKDYNAQSKDNVIAIMLDTKGPEVRSGDLPQPITLEPGQEFTFTIRRGVGTTDCVSVNYDDFVNDVAVGDMLLVDGGMMSLMVKSKTEDSVKCEVVDGGELKSRRHLNVRGKSATLPSITEKDWDDIKFGVDNQVDFYAVSFVKDAQVVHELKNYLKSCGADIHVIVKIESADSVPNLHSIITASDGAMVARGDLGAELPIEEVPLLQEEIIRICRSMGKAVIVATNMLESMIVHPTPTRAEVSDIAIAVREGSDGIMLSGETAHGKFPLKAVKVMHTVALRTEATIPGSQMPPNIGQVFKNHMSEMFAYHATMMSNTLGTSTVVFTRSGFMAILLSHYRPTGTIFAFTDQKRIQQRLALYQGVCPIYMEFSDDAEETFKRALDLLQRQGMVKEGEEVALVQSGRQPIWRFQSTHNIQVRTV, from the exons ATGTCTCAGGTAGTAGCCACTCGATCCATTAACATCACCTTCTCACGCCCCAGTTCCGGATCTGCACCTCACAGGCCGCAAACTTTCTTAAAGCCTCCAACTTTTGCTTCCAAAGTGTTCCAGCCACAAGGGAACAATGACGAGTCCTTCAAAGCTTCCTTCACAACCTGCCACGTCATCGACGCTAGGAAACCTACACCTACGGAAGTTGTGCCCGTCTCACCCGAGGATGACCAAAAG ATTGAGGAAGAGTTGCAGCACTTGCGTGGCTTACAACAGCTTGGTGACACTGCTGTCGGAATGTGGTCAAAGCCTACGTTTAGGAGAAAGACTAAGATTGTTTGCACCATTGGGCCTTCTACGGATACAAGGGAAATGATTTGGAAGCTGGCTGAGGCTGGGATGAATGTTGCGCGTTTGAATATGTCTCATGGTGACCATGCTTCTCATCAGAAAGTTATCGATTTGGTAAAGGACTATAATGCACAATCCAAGGATAATGTAATTGCAATAATGCTCGACACCAAG gGTCCTGAGGTTAGGAGTGGGGACCTGCCACAACCAATTACATTAGAACCTGGACAAGAGTTCACTTTCACTATCCGGAGGGGTGTCGGAACCACAGATTGTGTTAGCGTTAACTATGATGATTTTGTTAATGATGTAGCAGTTGGGGACATGCTTCTTGTTGATG GTGGTATGATGTCATTGATGGTAAAGTCTAAGACCGAGGATTCTGTAAAATGTGAAGTAGTTGATGGAGGAGAGCTTAAATCGAGGAGACATTTGAATGTTAGAGGAAAAAGCGCAACATTGCCTTCAATCACTG AGAAGGACTGGGATGACATTAAATTTGGAGTGGACAACCAAGTTGACTTCTATGCCGTTTCCTTTGTTAAGGATGCACAAGTAGTTCATGAACTGAAGAACTATCTGAAAA GCTGTGGTGCCGATATACATGTCATTGTAAAAATTGAAAGTGCAGACTCCGTTCCGAACCTGCATTCAATAATTACAGCATCTGATGGG GCTATGGTTGCAAGAGGAGATCTTGGGGCTGAGCTACCTATTGAGGAAGTTCCACTTTTGCAG GAGGAGATAATCAGAATATGCCGTAGCATGGGAAAGGCTGTGATTGTTGCAACAAATATGCTGGAAAGCATGATTGTTCACCCAACCCCAACCAGAGCAGAGGTATCAGATATTGCAATTGCTGTTCGAGAAGGTTCTGATGGAATAATGCTTTCTGGTGAAACTGCTCATGGAAA GTTCCCACTAAAAGCTGTGAAAGTAATGCACACAGTAGCATTACGGACAGAAGCCACTATACCAGGTAGTCAGATGCCACCTAATATTGGTCAAGTATTCAAG AACCACATGAGCGAGATGTTTGCATACCATGCAACCATGATGTCCAACACCCTTGGAACCTCAACTGTTGTCTTTACTAGATCAGGCTTCATGGCTATTCTTCTAAGCCACTATCGACCAACTGGCACCATATTTGCTTTTACAGACCA GAAGCGGATACAGCAGCGGCTGGCTTTGTATCAAGGAGTTTGTCCTATATACATGGAATTCTCTGATGATGCTGAAGAGACATTCAAAAGAGCCTTGGATTTGTTGCAG AGGCAAGGAATGGTGAAGGAAGGAGAAGAAGTAGCACTTGTACAAAGTGGAAGACAGCCCATATGGAGGTTCCAATCCACTCACAACATCCAGGTCAGAAcagtgtaa